In the Oryzias latipes chromosome 9, ASM223467v1 genome, one interval contains:
- the LOC101167545 gene encoding polyubiquitin: protein MEITIVMLNGTSRTLVVPPNTTVGSLKAQIETEMGVPAATQRLVYDNCQRVTMSEDSRSLQSYGLQAGSRVSLVITQPPEPANIEVFLKNEKGQLSTYRVKPTETVSDFKIKVQHREGVPANQQRLIHQSREMMTGTLADYGVKNMSTIDMLFRLRGGSCLHFYC from the coding sequence ATGGAAATAACCATCGTTATGCTGAACGGGACGTCCCGCACGCTGGTCGTGCCTCCCAACACCACTGTTGGATCTCTCAAAGCTCAGATCGAGACCGAGATGGGGGTTCCCGCTGCGACCCAGCGGCTGGTCTATGATAACTGCCAGAGGGTCACTATGAGCGAGGACTCCCGGTCTCTGCAGTCCTACGGCCTCCAGGCCGGGTCCCGGGTGTCCCTGGTCATCACGCAGCCTCCCGAGCCCGCCAACATCGAGGTGTTCCTCAAAAACGAGAAGGGCCAGCTGAGCACCTACCGCGTCAAACCCACCGAGACCGTCAgcgacttcaaaataaaagtccagcaCCGAGAGGGCGTGCCGGCGAACCAACAGAGGCTCATCCACCAGAGCCGGGAGATGATGACCGGAACCCTGGCGGACTACGGTGTGAAAAACATGAGCACCATCGACATGCTGTTCCGCCTAAGAGGGGGAAGCTGCCTTCACTTTTACTgttaa
- the pxmp2 gene encoding peroxisomal membrane protein 2: MPVESVPFRGHAGVHSRLLQQYLILLKKYPILTKSLSSGLLSALGNLLSQILEARKKAKIGTPANEINVAGAARYAVFGILITGPVSHFVYQLMELWMPTTDPFCIVKRLLLDRFIFAPGFLLLFYFVMNILEAKGWEDFEKKMRSSYWTALKMNWKVWTPFQFININFVPVQFRVLFANFIALFWYAYLASIRK, translated from the exons ATGCCTGTGGAGAGCGTGCCTTTCCGGGGCCATGCGGGCGTCCATTCCCGTCTGCTCCAGCAGTACCTGATCCTCCTGAAGAAATACCCGATCCTCACCAAATCCCTGTCCAG TGGCCTTCTTTCTGCATTAGGAAATCTGCTGTCACAGATCCTAGAGGCAAGAAAAAAGGCCAAAATTGGAACCCCAGCTAATGAGATAAATGTCGCTGGAGCTGCAAGATATGCTGTTTTTGG GATACTTATTACAGGACCAGTGAGCCATTTCGTTTACCAGCTGATGGAGTTGTGGATGCCCACCACAGATCCCTTTTGTATAGTCAAGCGGCTGCTCCTGGACCGCTTCATATTTGCACCAGGATTTCTGCTTCTCTTTTACTTTGTTATGAACATCCTGGAA GCTAAAGGATGGGAGGATTTTGAGAAAAAGATGAGAAGCAGTTACTGGACTGCTCTAAAGATGAACTGGAAAGTCTGGACCCCATTTCAATTCATAAACATCAACTTTGTACCTGTTCAG ttccGTGTGCTGTTTGCGAACTTCATCGCTTTGTTTTGGTATGCCTACCTTGCATCTATAAGAAAATGA